Proteins co-encoded in one Bacillus sp. FSL H8-0547 genomic window:
- a CDS encoding DUF2626 domain-containing protein, protein MDRMFRVLGFWTGIFAVMFYLGDMKTTSLLFFGQTGFFVFLSYLKLSERMYIYVFGAYLTIFFVGFTYWTTFMMVPGQGGH, encoded by the coding sequence ATGGATCGCATGTTCCGAGTATTAGGCTTCTGGACTGGCATCTTCGCTGTCATGTTTTACCTGGGAGATATGAAAACGACTTCATTATTATTCTTCGGTCAGACGGGATTTTTCGTGTTTTTATCTTATCTTAAACTTTCTGAGCGCATGTACATTTACGTGTTCGGCGCATATTTAACGATTTTCTTCGTGGGCTTTACATATTGGACTACATTTATGATGGTACCTG
- a CDS encoding Spx/MgsR family RNA polymerase-binding regulatory protein → MNELVFYSYPSCTSCRKTKHWLKAHNVDFNEKHLFRETPTYSELQKILQLTTDGMDEILATRSQTYKELNLDIDELPLSDVIKLIIDEPKLLRRPIITDGKKLVVGYNPQALTKLSKKKEVQKSVS, encoded by the coding sequence ATGAACGAATTGGTTTTTTATAGTTATCCGAGCTGTACATCATGCAGAAAGACAAAGCATTGGCTTAAGGCACATAACGTTGATTTCAATGAAAAACATTTGTTTCGCGAAACTCCTACTTATTCAGAACTTCAAAAAATCCTTCAGCTTACAACAGACGGCATGGATGAGATTCTAGCGACCCGCAGCCAGACATACAAGGAACTGAACCTGGATATAGATGAACTGCCGCTTTCAGATGTGATAAAACTGATCATCGACGAGCCCAAACTTCTTAGAAGGCCTATTATCACAGACGGAAAAAAACTGGTCGTCGGCTATAATCCTCAAGCCCTTACAAAGCTTTCTAAAAAGAAAGAAGTACAAAAATCCGTTTCATAA
- the comGA gene encoding competence type IV pilus ATPase ComGA: MNSIELLSERIVEEACELNASDIHFVPRETDAVIQYRIDDDLIEKRIIRKEVCGRIIAHFKFLASMDIGERRRPQNGSLALSNQAINVQLRMSTLPTVFEESLVIRILPNDCIPSVAKLSLFPQSAQKLLSFLNHSHGLMVFTGPTGSGKTTTLYSLIHYAKKHFNRSIITLEDPVETKSSEVLQVQVNEKAGITYAVGLKAILRHDPDIIMVGEIRDRETAQIAIRAALTGHLVLSTMHTRDAKGAIYRMLEFDVSLSEIEQTFLAVVAQRLVGVKCPFCEGECSPQCKKMRNVRRLGIFEMLYGKNLTLAIKEARGEKVECDYATLRDAIKKGIALGYLPSYALHKWMYAYED, encoded by the coding sequence ATGAATTCCATCGAATTGCTCAGTGAAAGAATTGTAGAAGAAGCCTGTGAGCTTAACGCTTCTGATATTCATTTTGTTCCCAGGGAAACAGACGCGGTCATTCAATACAGAATCGATGATGATCTCATTGAAAAGAGGATTATCCGCAAAGAAGTCTGCGGCAGGATCATTGCCCATTTTAAATTTCTTGCCTCCATGGATATTGGCGAGAGGAGGAGACCCCAGAACGGTTCACTTGCTCTGTCAAATCAGGCAATCAATGTTCAGCTTCGCATGTCCACTCTTCCTACCGTTTTTGAAGAAAGTCTAGTGATCAGAATCCTCCCGAATGATTGTATCCCTTCCGTCGCCAAGCTGTCGCTTTTTCCGCAGTCCGCACAAAAACTTCTCTCTTTTCTAAATCATTCCCACGGTTTAATGGTTTTCACCGGTCCAACCGGTTCCGGAAAAACAACGACTCTATATTCTCTCATTCATTATGCAAAAAAACATTTTAACCGCAGCATCATAACGCTTGAGGATCCGGTTGAAACGAAAAGCTCCGAGGTTCTGCAGGTACAGGTTAATGAAAAAGCGGGGATCACGTATGCGGTCGGGCTGAAGGCCATACTGAGGCACGATCCGGATATTATTATGGTCGGTGAAATAAGAGACAGGGAAACCGCACAAATTGCAATCAGGGCAGCGCTAACCGGGCACTTGGTGCTCTCGACGATGCATACAAGAGATGCCAAAGGCGCCATATACAGAATGCTTGAATTTGATGTAAGCCTGTCTGAAATTGAGCAGACGTTTCTCGCGGTCGTTGCTCAGAGGCTTGTCGGGGTTAAATGTCCATTTTGCGAGGGCGAATGCTCACCGCAGTGTAAAAAAATGAGGAACGTCAGGAGACTTGGAATCTTTGAAATGCTGTACGGTAAAAATCTTACTCTTGCCATAAAAGAAGCCCGAGGAGAAAAGGTCGAATGTGATTATGCCACCTTAAGGGATGCGATAAAAAAGGGAATTGCCCTTGGGTACTTGCCCTCATATGCTCTTCATAAATGGATGTATGCCTATGAAGACTAA
- the comGB gene encoding competence type IV pilus assembly protein ComGB: MKTKKRWSLKEQSQFLKRMSSLLEKGYTLNEALTFTSIDLRADKSGDVAHCLRRLSAGQSIRSAFEELSFHREVLSYLYFAEKHGDLDAAFKEAGDMLSRKVVQHEKWKKVMQYPLFLFFTIGILFYLSQSVIAPQFQQIYHSMNLEPSFLTHFLFFLFEAVKLAMIGSLVFLMLFGVYYMVRLRAFKPQRKMRVMLKIPIWKKIIVLINSYYFSLQLSNLLKSGLSIYESLKVFEHQNFLPFYRDEAKWFIEHLKKGERFETLISLNCFYEKEMSQVVGHGQANGRLARELYTYSQFVLERLEDKTMKWLLMIQPAAYITVGITVLIMYLSMIMPMYHMMEAL; encoded by the coding sequence ATGAAGACTAAAAAAAGATGGAGCCTTAAGGAGCAATCTCAATTTCTGAAGAGGATGAGCAGTCTTTTAGAAAAGGGCTACACATTAAATGAAGCACTAACATTTACTTCAATTGATCTTCGGGCAGACAAAAGCGGGGATGTGGCTCATTGTCTGCGGAGGCTCTCTGCAGGCCAGTCCATCCGGTCGGCTTTTGAAGAATTATCCTTTCACCGTGAAGTCCTGAGCTATTTGTATTTTGCTGAAAAGCACGGGGATTTGGATGCCGCCTTTAAAGAGGCGGGAGATATGCTCAGCAGAAAAGTCGTACAGCACGAAAAATGGAAGAAGGTCATGCAATATCCTCTTTTTCTCTTCTTTACAATTGGAATTCTCTTTTACCTCTCACAATCTGTTATTGCCCCTCAGTTTCAGCAGATCTACCATTCCATGAACCTTGAGCCCAGTTTTTTGACACATTTTCTATTTTTCCTGTTTGAAGCAGTAAAATTAGCGATGATAGGAAGCCTCGTCTTCCTGATGCTTTTCGGTGTTTATTATATGGTCCGGCTGAGAGCCTTTAAACCTCAGAGGAAAATGAGGGTTATGCTGAAAATTCCAATCTGGAAAAAAATCATTGTCCTTATTAACAGCTACTATTTTTCCCTGCAGCTGAGCAATCTTCTGAAAAGCGGTTTATCGATTTATGAATCACTCAAGGTTTTTGAACATCAGAATTTTCTTCCGTTTTACAGAGATGAAGCGAAATGGTTTATTGAACATTTAAAAAAAGGGGAGAGATTTGAAACCCTCATAAGCCTTAACTGTTTTTACGAAAAGGAAATGAGTCAGGTCGTCGGCCATGGACAAGCAAACGGAAGGCTTGCAAGAGAGCTGTATACATACAGCCAGTTTGTCCTTGAAAGACTTGAAGACAAAACAATGAAATGGCTGCTGATGATTCAGCCTGCAGCCTATATCACAGTGGGAATTACAGTGCTGATCATGTACCTGTCAATGATCATGCCCATGTATCACATGATGGAAGCTTTATAA
- the comGC gene encoding competence type IV pilus major pilin ComGC, with translation MVKNEKGFTLIEMLIVLLVISVLLLITIPNITKHHANIQSKGCEGLKNTVQAQASAYQIETKKTATIEALVTAGYLEEAPACPNGTALTIDAEGKVGEAPAVE, from the coding sequence ATGGTTAAAAATGAAAAGGGGTTTACACTGATTGAAATGCTTATTGTCCTTCTTGTCATATCCGTATTGCTTTTGATCACCATTCCCAATATTACAAAACATCATGCAAACATCCAGAGCAAAGGGTGTGAAGGACTGAAAAACACGGTTCAGGCCCAAGCCTCCGCCTATCAGATTGAAACGAAAAAGACTGCGACGATCGAAGCACTTGTGACGGCAGGGTACCTTGAAGAAGCACCTGCATGTCCTAATGGCACGGCGCTTACCATTGATGCTGAGGGCAAAGTCGGTGAGGCGCCTGCAGTCGAATAA
- the comGD gene encoding competence type IV pilus minor pilin ComGD → MLRAKSVRRLQSNKGFTLMETVIVISIVTVMTGTAVFILQPFQSQKPAQLFFKALEQDLLYAQQYAISNKKTIVLLFDPANHRYIGTEGGISKDRLYTVSYDSAILLTPSTMEARVQFTPDGRLSESGTIVVQYRKKRYNMIFYMGMGRMGVEEQ, encoded by the coding sequence ATGCTGAGGGCAAAGTCGGTGAGGCGCCTGCAGTCGAATAAAGGGTTTACGCTTATGGAAACAGTCATCGTAATCAGCATCGTTACTGTGATGACAGGGACCGCTGTTTTCATCCTTCAGCCATTTCAAAGTCAAAAGCCTGCTCAGCTTTTCTTCAAGGCGCTTGAACAGGATCTTTTATATGCCCAGCAGTATGCCATTTCAAATAAAAAAACGATTGTCCTGTTATTTGACCCTGCTAACCACAGGTATATAGGTACAGAAGGCGGAATTTCCAAGGATAGGCTCTATACCGTTTCTTATGATTCGGCTATTCTTCTAACACCTTCCACTATGGAAGCGAGGGTTCAGTTTACTCCTGACGGGAGGCTCTCTGAAAGCGGCACGATTGTCGTGCAGTACCGTAAAAAAAGATACAATATGATTTTTTACATGGGGATGGGGAGGATGGGTGTTGAGGAACAATAG
- the comGF gene encoding competence type IV pilus minor pilin ComGF: MKKERISAGVFPESLKKHALSGASKARSKWNASILSAHSGFTFLNMLFSFSIFAVITASSALLIPHLYRVSEDKRDINPLEWEIFQQQAAIEFREGTGFKVQDQKLSFTSKTGRSIEFEKYGTMIRRQVNNTGHIICLRHVKDMHFTQIEGGALLTVVSTSGKTYRCTFRSFLGLKRSG, translated from the coding sequence ATGAAGAAGGAAAGGATATCAGCTGGAGTGTTTCCGGAGAGCTTGAAAAAGCATGCATTGAGTGGAGCTTCAAAGGCACGCTCGAAGTGGAATGCCTCTATTCTTTCAGCCCATAGCGGTTTCACATTCTTGAATATGCTGTTTTCTTTCAGTATATTCGCTGTGATTACAGCATCGTCAGCTCTGCTCATTCCCCATCTTTACAGAGTGTCGGAAGATAAACGGGACATAAATCCGCTGGAATGGGAGATCTTTCAGCAGCAGGCTGCCATTGAGTTCAGAGAAGGCACCGGCTTCAAAGTCCAGGACCAAAAGCTTTCATTTACCTCAAAAACGGGAAGAAGCATTGAATTTGAAAAGTACGGAACGATGATTCGGAGACAGGTGAATAACACCGGCCACATTATTTGCTTGAGACATGTGAAGGATATGCATTTTACCCAAATTGAAGGCGGAGCGCTGCTCACAGTTGTCAGTACTTCAGGCAAAACCTACAGGTGCACATTCAGAAGCTTTTTAGGATTGAAGCGATCAGGATGA